One stretch of Glycine soja cultivar W05 chromosome 7, ASM419377v2, whole genome shotgun sequence DNA includes these proteins:
- the LOC114417843 gene encoding uncharacterized protein LOC114417843, with protein MDEDEWMYEIMSEQADMDYENEEACGANEPHVDCFDAFNTSQVFECRDDVLWWARFVAHENGFVEVILRSDTNTGSRGRTTFMLIDCERSGEYRCRKKEFIRRDTETKKCGCPFKLHCKPVVGGESWMVKLIYGVHNHE; from the exons ATGGACGAAGATGAGTGGATGTATGAAATAATGTCTGAACAAGCGgatatggattatgaaaatgaagaagcatGTGGtgcgaatgaaccacatgttgattgtttcgatgcgttcaatacttctcag GTGTTTGAGTgccgagatgatgttttgtgGTGGGCTCGATTCGTTGCTCATGAAAACGGATTTGTGGAGGTGATTTTAAGGTCGGACACCAACACaggtagtagaggaaggactACGTTTATGTTAATTGACTGTGAAAGGAGTGGCGAGTATAGGtgtaggaaaaaagaatttatcagaAGAGACACTGAGACTaagaaatgtgggtgtcccttcaagcttcaTTGCAAGCCAGTGGTTGGAGGAGAAagctggatggtgaagttgatttatggagtgcataatcatgaatag
- the LOC114418789 gene encoding protein PIN-LIKES 1-like isoform X4, which translates to MDIWKLFVIALMPNLKVLLITVLGTFLAINRLDILTETARKNMNTMVYFVFSPALACSSLAKTITLRSMITLWFMPLSILLTIIIGTALGWLLVKIARVPRHLRGLVLGCCAVGNLGNLPLIIVPAICKERSNPFGDVDICYKNGLAYTSLSLALASILVWSYAFNIVRIYSTQEISNVVEVDQFTVNPTSTTETDPENHSKCSTQTLVTTEDRYHTKNCVNQLEIEIVVPNGQEKKEKLMQCPQTLAIWSNLKLLFPPTLIGAIVGLIIGIVPQFRKLLVGESAPLLVIQDSLIMIGDACLPAMTMLVGANLLEGTSTQLFGNGRGECSIIMLATYSCAAVSLTLWCTFFIWLVL; encoded by the exons ATGGACATCTGGAAGCTTTTTGTCATTGCATTGATGCCAAATCTGAAAGTATTGTTGATTACTGTTCTTGGCACCTTCCTTGCAATTAATCGCCTTGACATACTTACTGAAACAGCAAGGAAGAACATGAATACT ATGGTATATTTTGTCTTTTCTCCTGCTCTTGCTTGTAGCAGCCTGGCTAAAACCATAACTTTAAGGAGTATGATTACATT GTGGTTCATGCCACTGAGTATTCTTCTCACAATTATTATTGGGACAGCTCTAGGATGGTTACTTGTTAAAATAGCTAGAGTTCCTCGTCATCTTCGAGGTCTTGTGTTGGGGTGTTGTGCTGTAG GAAATCTGGGAAATTTGCCTCTTATTATAGTTCCAGCTATCTGTAAGGAAAGAAGCAATCCATTTGGAGATGTGGATATTTGTTACAAAAATGGACTGGCATATACTTCTCTGTCATTGGCA CTAGCATCCATTTTAGTGTGGTCTTATGCATTTAACATTGTGCGCATATATTCAACTCAAGAGATTTCCAATGTTGTCGAAGTTGATCAATTCACTGTAAATCCAACATCTACAACAGAAACTGATCCAGAAAACCATTCAAAATGCTCCACACAAACATTGGTTACAACTGAAGATAGATACCATACTAAGAATTGTGTGAATcaacttgaaattgaaattgtggTGCCAAATGGACAAGAAAAG AAGGAAAAGTTAATGCAATGCCCACAAACATTAGCTATATGGAGCAACTTGAAGCTATTATTTCCACCTACATTGATTGGAGCG ATTGTTGGTTTGATAATCGGTATAGTCCCTCAATTTCGAAAATTGTTAGTTGGTGAAAGTGCTCCTCTTCTTGTGATTCAAGACTCTCTCATTATGATAGG GGATGCATGCCTTCCAGCAATGACTATGTTGGTTGGGGCAAATCTTCTTGAAG GCACATCTACTCAATTGTTTGGAAACGGAAGGGGTGAATGCTCAATTATTATGCTGGCAACTTATTCTTGTGCTGCAGTGTCTCTTACTCTTTGGTGTACATTCTTCATATGGCTTGTACTATAG
- the LOC114418789 gene encoding protein PIN-LIKES 3-like isoform X1: MDIWKLFVIALMPNLKVLLITVLGTFLAINRLDILTETARKNMNTMVYFVFSPALACSSLAKTITLRSMITLWFMPLSILLTIIIGTALGWLLVKIARVPRHLRGLVLGCCAVGNLGNLPLIIVPAICKERSNPFGDVDICYKNGLAYTSLSLALASILVWSYAFNIVRIYSTQEISNVVEVDQFTVNPTSTTETDPENHSKCSTQTLVTTEDRYHTKNCVNQLEIEIVVPNGQEKKEKLMQCPQTLAIWSNLKLLFPPTLIGAIVGLIIGIVPQFRKLLVGESAPLLVIQDSLIMIGDACLPAMTMLVGANLLEGLKGQGAQLPIIVGIIIVRNIVLPAIGVGIVKGAVHFGLIHHDPLYEFVLLLQFALPPAVAISTSTQLFGNGRGECSIIMLATYSCAAVSLTLWCTFFIWLVL; this comes from the exons ATGGACATCTGGAAGCTTTTTGTCATTGCATTGATGCCAAATCTGAAAGTATTGTTGATTACTGTTCTTGGCACCTTCCTTGCAATTAATCGCCTTGACATACTTACTGAAACAGCAAGGAAGAACATGAATACT ATGGTATATTTTGTCTTTTCTCCTGCTCTTGCTTGTAGCAGCCTGGCTAAAACCATAACTTTAAGGAGTATGATTACATT GTGGTTCATGCCACTGAGTATTCTTCTCACAATTATTATTGGGACAGCTCTAGGATGGTTACTTGTTAAAATAGCTAGAGTTCCTCGTCATCTTCGAGGTCTTGTGTTGGGGTGTTGTGCTGTAG GAAATCTGGGAAATTTGCCTCTTATTATAGTTCCAGCTATCTGTAAGGAAAGAAGCAATCCATTTGGAGATGTGGATATTTGTTACAAAAATGGACTGGCATATACTTCTCTGTCATTGGCA CTAGCATCCATTTTAGTGTGGTCTTATGCATTTAACATTGTGCGCATATATTCAACTCAAGAGATTTCCAATGTTGTCGAAGTTGATCAATTCACTGTAAATCCAACATCTACAACAGAAACTGATCCAGAAAACCATTCAAAATGCTCCACACAAACATTGGTTACAACTGAAGATAGATACCATACTAAGAATTGTGTGAATcaacttgaaattgaaattgtggTGCCAAATGGACAAGAAAAG AAGGAAAAGTTAATGCAATGCCCACAAACATTAGCTATATGGAGCAACTTGAAGCTATTATTTCCACCTACATTGATTGGAGCG ATTGTTGGTTTGATAATCGGTATAGTCCCTCAATTTCGAAAATTGTTAGTTGGTGAAAGTGCTCCTCTTCTTGTGATTCAAGACTCTCTCATTATGATAGG GGATGCATGCCTTCCAGCAATGACTATGTTGGTTGGGGCAAATCTTCTTGAAG GTTTAAAAGGGCAAGGAGCGCAACTTCCAATTATTGTAGGCATTATTATAGTTAGAAATATTGTCTTGCCGGCTATAGGTGTAGGCATTGTTAAAGGTGCTGTCCATTTTGGCTTGATCCATCATGATCCATTATATGAGTTTGTTTTACTCCTTCAATTCGCCCTTCCACCTGCAGTAGCTATAA GCACATCTACTCAATTGTTTGGAAACGGAAGGGGTGAATGCTCAATTATTATGCTGGCAACTTATTCTTGTGCTGCAGTGTCTCTTACTCTTTGGTGTACATTCTTCATATGGCTTGTACTATAG
- the LOC114418789 gene encoding protein PIN-LIKES 1-like isoform X5 → MDIWKLFVIALMPNLKVLLITVLGTFLAINRLDILTETARKNMNTMVYFVFSPALACSSLAKTITLRSMITLWFMPLSILLTIIIGTALGWLLVKIARVPRHLRGLVLGCCAVETDPENHSKCSTQTLVTTEDRYHTKNCVNQLEIEIVVPNGQEKKEKLMQCPQTLAIWSNLKLLFPPTLIGAIVGLIIGIVPQFRKLLVGESAPLLVIQDSLIMIGDACLPAMTMLVGANLLEGLKGQGAQLPIIVGIIIVRNIVLPAIGVGIVKGAVHFGLIHHDPLYEFVLLLQFALPPAVAISTSTQLFGNGRGECSIIMLATYSCAAVSLTLWCTFFIWLVL, encoded by the exons ATGGACATCTGGAAGCTTTTTGTCATTGCATTGATGCCAAATCTGAAAGTATTGTTGATTACTGTTCTTGGCACCTTCCTTGCAATTAATCGCCTTGACATACTTACTGAAACAGCAAGGAAGAACATGAATACT ATGGTATATTTTGTCTTTTCTCCTGCTCTTGCTTGTAGCAGCCTGGCTAAAACCATAACTTTAAGGAGTATGATTACATT GTGGTTCATGCCACTGAGTATTCTTCTCACAATTATTATTGGGACAGCTCTAGGATGGTTACTTGTTAAAATAGCTAGAGTTCCTCGTCATCTTCGAGGTCTTGTGTTGGGGTGTTGTGCTGTAG AAACTGATCCAGAAAACCATTCAAAATGCTCCACACAAACATTGGTTACAACTGAAGATAGATACCATACTAAGAATTGTGTGAATcaacttgaaattgaaattgtggTGCCAAATGGACAAGAAAAG AAGGAAAAGTTAATGCAATGCCCACAAACATTAGCTATATGGAGCAACTTGAAGCTATTATTTCCACCTACATTGATTGGAGCG ATTGTTGGTTTGATAATCGGTATAGTCCCTCAATTTCGAAAATTGTTAGTTGGTGAAAGTGCTCCTCTTCTTGTGATTCAAGACTCTCTCATTATGATAGG GGATGCATGCCTTCCAGCAATGACTATGTTGGTTGGGGCAAATCTTCTTGAAG GTTTAAAAGGGCAAGGAGCGCAACTTCCAATTATTGTAGGCATTATTATAGTTAGAAATATTGTCTTGCCGGCTATAGGTGTAGGCATTGTTAAAGGTGCTGTCCATTTTGGCTTGATCCATCATGATCCATTATATGAGTTTGTTTTACTCCTTCAATTCGCCCTTCCACCTGCAGTAGCTATAA GCACATCTACTCAATTGTTTGGAAACGGAAGGGGTGAATGCTCAATTATTATGCTGGCAACTTATTCTTGTGCTGCAGTGTCTCTTACTCTTTGGTGTACATTCTTCATATGGCTTGTACTATAG
- the LOC114418789 gene encoding protein PIN-LIKES 1-like isoform X2 → MDIWKLFVIALMPNLKVLLITVLGTFLAINRLDILTETARKNMNTMVYFVFSPALACSSLAKTITLRSMITLWFMPLSILLTIIIGTALGWLLVKIARVPRHLRGLVLGCCAVGNLGNLPLIIVPAICKERSNPFGDVDICYKNGLAYTSLSLALASILVWSYAFNIVRIYSTQEISNVVEVDQFTVNPTSTTETDPENHSKCSTQTLVTTEDRYHTKNCVNQLEIEIVVPNGQEKKEKLMQCPQTLAIWSNLKLLFPPTLIGAIVGLIIGIVPQFRKLLVGESAPLLVIQDSLIMIGDACLPAMTMLVGANLLEGLKGQGAQLPIIVGIIIVRNIVLPAIGVGIVKGAVHFGLIHHDPLYEFVLLLQFALPPAVAIRVGDEAGKTRPHRERE, encoded by the exons ATGGACATCTGGAAGCTTTTTGTCATTGCATTGATGCCAAATCTGAAAGTATTGTTGATTACTGTTCTTGGCACCTTCCTTGCAATTAATCGCCTTGACATACTTACTGAAACAGCAAGGAAGAACATGAATACT ATGGTATATTTTGTCTTTTCTCCTGCTCTTGCTTGTAGCAGCCTGGCTAAAACCATAACTTTAAGGAGTATGATTACATT GTGGTTCATGCCACTGAGTATTCTTCTCACAATTATTATTGGGACAGCTCTAGGATGGTTACTTGTTAAAATAGCTAGAGTTCCTCGTCATCTTCGAGGTCTTGTGTTGGGGTGTTGTGCTGTAG GAAATCTGGGAAATTTGCCTCTTATTATAGTTCCAGCTATCTGTAAGGAAAGAAGCAATCCATTTGGAGATGTGGATATTTGTTACAAAAATGGACTGGCATATACTTCTCTGTCATTGGCA CTAGCATCCATTTTAGTGTGGTCTTATGCATTTAACATTGTGCGCATATATTCAACTCAAGAGATTTCCAATGTTGTCGAAGTTGATCAATTCACTGTAAATCCAACATCTACAACAGAAACTGATCCAGAAAACCATTCAAAATGCTCCACACAAACATTGGTTACAACTGAAGATAGATACCATACTAAGAATTGTGTGAATcaacttgaaattgaaattgtggTGCCAAATGGACAAGAAAAG AAGGAAAAGTTAATGCAATGCCCACAAACATTAGCTATATGGAGCAACTTGAAGCTATTATTTCCACCTACATTGATTGGAGCG ATTGTTGGTTTGATAATCGGTATAGTCCCTCAATTTCGAAAATTGTTAGTTGGTGAAAGTGCTCCTCTTCTTGTGATTCAAGACTCTCTCATTATGATAGG GGATGCATGCCTTCCAGCAATGACTATGTTGGTTGGGGCAAATCTTCTTGAAG GTTTAAAAGGGCAAGGAGCGCAACTTCCAATTATTGTAGGCATTATTATAGTTAGAAATATTGTCTTGCCGGCTATAGGTGTAGGCATTGTTAAAGGTGCTGTCCATTTTGGCTTGATCCATCATGATCCATTATATGAGTTTGTTTTACTCCTTCAATTCGCCCTTCCACCTGCAGTAGCTATAA GGGTGGGAGACGAGGCGGGAAAAACTCGACCCCATCGGGAGCGGGAATGA
- the LOC114418789 gene encoding protein PIN-LIKES 1-like isoform X3, translating to MDIWKLFVIALMPNLKVLLITVLGTFLAINRLDILTETARKNMNTMVYFVFSPALACSSLAKTITLRSMITLWFMPLSILLTIIIGTALGWLLVKIARVPRHLRGLVLGCCAVGNLGNLPLIIVPAICKERSNPFGDVDICYKNGLAYTSLSLALASILVWSYAFNIVRIYSTQEISNVVEVDQFTVNPTSTTETDPENHSKCSTQTLVTTEDRYHTKNCVNQLEIEIVVPNGQEKKEKLMQCPQTLAIWSNLKLLFPPTLIGAIVGLIIGIVPQFRKLLVGESAPLLVIQDSLIMIGDACLPAMTMLVGANLLEGLKGQGAQLPIIVGIIIVRNIVLPAIGVGIVKGAVHFGLIHHDPLYEFVLLLQFALPPAVAISKLFVKFKN from the exons ATGGACATCTGGAAGCTTTTTGTCATTGCATTGATGCCAAATCTGAAAGTATTGTTGATTACTGTTCTTGGCACCTTCCTTGCAATTAATCGCCTTGACATACTTACTGAAACAGCAAGGAAGAACATGAATACT ATGGTATATTTTGTCTTTTCTCCTGCTCTTGCTTGTAGCAGCCTGGCTAAAACCATAACTTTAAGGAGTATGATTACATT GTGGTTCATGCCACTGAGTATTCTTCTCACAATTATTATTGGGACAGCTCTAGGATGGTTACTTGTTAAAATAGCTAGAGTTCCTCGTCATCTTCGAGGTCTTGTGTTGGGGTGTTGTGCTGTAG GAAATCTGGGAAATTTGCCTCTTATTATAGTTCCAGCTATCTGTAAGGAAAGAAGCAATCCATTTGGAGATGTGGATATTTGTTACAAAAATGGACTGGCATATACTTCTCTGTCATTGGCA CTAGCATCCATTTTAGTGTGGTCTTATGCATTTAACATTGTGCGCATATATTCAACTCAAGAGATTTCCAATGTTGTCGAAGTTGATCAATTCACTGTAAATCCAACATCTACAACAGAAACTGATCCAGAAAACCATTCAAAATGCTCCACACAAACATTGGTTACAACTGAAGATAGATACCATACTAAGAATTGTGTGAATcaacttgaaattgaaattgtggTGCCAAATGGACAAGAAAAG AAGGAAAAGTTAATGCAATGCCCACAAACATTAGCTATATGGAGCAACTTGAAGCTATTATTTCCACCTACATTGATTGGAGCG ATTGTTGGTTTGATAATCGGTATAGTCCCTCAATTTCGAAAATTGTTAGTTGGTGAAAGTGCTCCTCTTCTTGTGATTCAAGACTCTCTCATTATGATAGG GGATGCATGCCTTCCAGCAATGACTATGTTGGTTGGGGCAAATCTTCTTGAAG GTTTAAAAGGGCAAGGAGCGCAACTTCCAATTATTGTAGGCATTATTATAGTTAGAAATATTGTCTTGCCGGCTATAGGTGTAGGCATTGTTAAAGGTGCTGTCCATTTTGGCTTGATCCATCATGATCCATTATATGAGTTTGTTTTACTCCTTCAATTCGCCCTTCCACCTGCAGTAGCTATAAGTAAGttgtttgttaaatttaaaaattag